One part of the Candidatus Dormiibacterota bacterium genome encodes these proteins:
- the rpiA gene encoding ribose-5-phosphate isomerase RpiA translates to MDVEEAKRAAGEAAAELVEEGMTLGLGTGSTARWFIAAVGRKLREGMRLRGVPTSRASEALAAEAGIPLVELDATGVDLAVDGADAVDGRLRVIKGAGAALLREKIVAAAARRFVVVVDEGKLRDPLGGLLPVELVHFGHLSTLAHLDRLGGGFQLRLDAAGRPLETDNGNLIADGELPVIDDPEGLGTRIDGIPGVVGHGLFCGLTHLVLVARRDGTVDRLTAD, encoded by the coding sequence ATGGACGTCGAGGAGGCCAAGCGCGCCGCCGGTGAGGCCGCCGCCGAGCTGGTCGAGGAGGGCATGACCCTGGGCCTGGGCACCGGCTCGACGGCGCGGTGGTTCATCGCCGCGGTGGGGCGGAAGCTGCGGGAGGGGATGCGGCTGCGGGGCGTGCCCACCTCGCGGGCGAGCGAGGCCCTCGCCGCCGAGGCGGGCATCCCCCTGGTCGAGCTCGACGCCACCGGTGTCGACCTCGCCGTCGACGGCGCCGACGCCGTCGACGGGCGGCTGCGGGTCATCAAGGGCGCGGGGGCGGCGCTGCTCCGCGAGAAGATCGTCGCCGCGGCGGCGCGCCGGTTCGTGGTGGTGGTCGACGAGGGCAAGCTCCGCGACCCTCTCGGCGGCCTCCTGCCGGTCGAGCTGGTCCACTTCGGGCACCTCTCCACCCTGGCCCATCTCGACCGCCTCGGGGGCGGCTTCCAGCTCCGGCTCGACGCCGCCGGCCGGCCGCTGGAGACCGACAACGGCAACCTCATCGCCGACGGCGAGCTCCCCGTCATCGACGACCCGGAGGGGCTGGGGACACGGATCGACGGCATCCCCGGGGTGGTCGGCCACGGCCTCTTCTGCGGGCTGACCCATCTCGTGCTGGTGGCCCGGCGCGACGGCACCGTCGATCGCCTCACCGCGGACTGA
- a CDS encoding HAD-IB family hydrolase, protein MSELSGATVLLTGVTGFLGTAILEKLLRSVPGCRVVTLVRPGRHGAERRVRDEVLASRAFGPLRERLGEGREAVLSGRVQPVGGDLGAPGLGLDEDGLRALAGVDVVIHSAAEVAFDSPLDVALRTNVGGAVGLVETVLAAGARPAFVHVSTAYVSGVRRGLVLEGAPGGLATAGGAALDWRAELRAAEAVRAGLEADSRSPQRLRKFAATARRGPGASGVPAAGAEVERMRARWVDARLVEHGRAHARALGWSDVYTMSKALAELAVSERCGERPLSVVRPSIIESALREPIPAWITGLRMAEPVILAYGRGLLPEFPGLPDGIIDIVPVDVVSNAVITAAATPPATGRAVYHVGTGARNPLRYRGLFDNVRGYFRAQPLHDSAGAPIAVPDWKFPTGRQAGRRLAALERGLEIAVGTVERGMASPRTRVLHQRLDEARDRVRRARSLSEMYAVYTEMDAVFDDAGTRALDLGRSPAERAELPFDVAVIDWEDYLQRSHIPAVVDLARMRRRAPRPVLPRPTSSPAPPPARLPRVRAGAEPALAVFDVEGTIADLTVVQHYLFFLLEREERRRWPLTVARTAMRVPGWLRLDRVNRLDFQRRFYRGYAGLEREFVAETARRALHEITLPRCFPRAMRRVREHVDAGHRVVLVTGALDEVVRPLADLLEVELRAAHLRTLDGVFDGDLADTPPSAEARGALVTRLAAETGARAAACYAYADSISDLSMLEAVGTPVPVNPDLRLLSVARRRGWAVQSWRVGDGGGRMPVVLPSRVPPERSRRVAAGRR, encoded by the coding sequence GTGAGCGAACTGTCTGGCGCGACCGTCCTCCTCACCGGGGTCACCGGCTTCCTCGGCACCGCCATCCTGGAGAAGCTGCTCCGCAGCGTCCCCGGCTGCCGGGTGGTGACCCTGGTGCGTCCGGGACGCCACGGCGCCGAGCGGCGGGTGCGCGACGAGGTGCTCGCCTCCCGGGCGTTCGGCCCGCTGCGCGAGCGCCTGGGAGAGGGCCGGGAGGCGGTTCTGAGTGGGCGGGTCCAGCCCGTCGGGGGCGATCTCGGCGCCCCCGGGCTGGGCCTCGACGAGGACGGGCTCCGTGCCCTCGCCGGTGTCGACGTGGTCATCCACTCCGCCGCCGAGGTGGCCTTCGACAGCCCCCTCGACGTCGCCCTCCGCACCAACGTCGGCGGCGCCGTCGGCCTGGTCGAGACCGTGCTCGCCGCCGGCGCCCGGCCCGCGTTCGTCCACGTCTCCACCGCCTACGTCAGCGGGGTGCGCCGGGGGCTGGTGCTCGAGGGCGCTCCCGGCGGCCTGGCCACCGCTGGCGGCGCCGCCCTCGACTGGCGCGCCGAGCTGCGGGCGGCCGAGGCGGTGCGCGCCGGGCTGGAGGCAGACTCGCGGTCGCCGCAGCGGCTCCGAAAGTTCGCCGCCACCGCGCGGCGCGGGCCCGGCGCCTCAGGGGTGCCCGCCGCCGGCGCCGAGGTGGAGCGGATGCGGGCGCGTTGGGTCGACGCCCGGCTGGTCGAGCACGGCCGCGCCCACGCCCGCGCCCTGGGCTGGTCGGACGTCTACACCATGAGCAAGGCTCTCGCCGAGCTGGCGGTCAGCGAGCGCTGCGGCGAGCGGCCGCTCTCGGTGGTGCGGCCGTCGATCATCGAGTCGGCGCTCCGCGAGCCCATCCCCGCCTGGATCACGGGCCTCCGGATGGCCGAGCCGGTGATCCTCGCCTACGGCCGCGGGCTGCTCCCCGAGTTCCCCGGCCTGCCCGACGGCATCATCGACATCGTTCCGGTCGACGTCGTCAGCAACGCGGTGATCACGGCGGCGGCGACACCGCCGGCGACGGGACGGGCCGTGTACCACGTCGGCACCGGGGCGCGGAACCCGCTGCGCTACCGCGGCCTCTTCGACAACGTCCGCGGCTACTTCCGCGCCCAGCCGCTCCACGACTCCGCGGGGGCGCCGATCGCGGTGCCGGACTGGAAGTTCCCCACCGGCCGCCAGGCGGGTCGCCGTCTCGCCGCCCTGGAGCGGGGGCTGGAGATCGCCGTCGGCACCGTCGAGCGAGGGATGGCGTCGCCGCGCACCCGGGTGCTCCACCAGCGTCTCGACGAGGCCCGCGACCGGGTCCGCCGGGCCCGCTCGCTCTCCGAGATGTACGCGGTGTACACCGAGATGGACGCGGTCTTCGACGACGCCGGCACCCGCGCCCTCGACCTCGGGCGCAGCCCCGCCGAGCGCGCCGAGCTCCCCTTCGACGTCGCAGTGATCGATTGGGAGGACTACCTGCAGCGCTCCCACATCCCCGCGGTGGTCGACCTCGCCCGGATGCGTCGCCGCGCCCCCCGACCGGTGCTGCCACGGCCGACCTCGTCGCCGGCGCCGCCGCCGGCGCGGCTGCCCCGGGTGCGCGCCGGCGCCGAGCCCGCGCTCGCCGTCTTCGACGTCGAGGGCACCATCGCCGACCTCACCGTGGTGCAGCACTACCTGTTCTTCCTCCTCGAGCGTGAGGAGCGGCGGCGCTGGCCGCTGACGGTCGCGCGCACGGCGATGCGCGTCCCCGGCTGGCTGCGGCTCGACCGGGTGAACCGGCTGGACTTCCAGCGCCGCTTCTACCGCGGCTACGCCGGGCTGGAGCGCGAGTTCGTCGCCGAGACCGCCCGCCGCGCCCTCCACGAGATCACCCTGCCGCGCTGCTTCCCGCGGGCGATGCGCCGGGTGCGCGAGCACGTCGACGCCGGCCACCGGGTGGTGCTGGTGACCGGGGCGCTCGACGAGGTGGTGCGCCCGCTCGCCGACCTGCTGGAGGTCGAGCTGCGCGCCGCCCACCTGCGCACCCTCGACGGGGTCTTCGACGGCGACCTCGCCGACACCCCGCCCAGCGCCGAGGCGCGCGGCGCCCTGGTGACCCGCCTCGCCGCCGAGACCGGCGCGCGCGCCGCCGCCTGCTACGCATACGCCGACAGCATCAGCGACCTCTCGATGCTGGAGGCGGTGGGCACCCCGGTGCCGGTCAACCCCGACCTGCGGCTGCTCTCGGTGGCGCGGCGGCGGGGGTGGGCGGTGCAGTCGTGGCGGGTCGGTGACGGCGGCGGCAGGATGCCGGTGGTGCTGCCCTCGCGGGTGCCCCCGGAGCGAAGCCGCCGCGTCGCCGCGGGGCGCCGCTGA
- a CDS encoding alcohol dehydrogenase catalytic domain-containing protein, whose product MRALECTPTVPGYALARVAGGTRGGPFTMLRLTHRPPPELLGEGWVRLRPRLAGICGSDLSALRGHASPYLGALASSPFVPGHEVVATVDGGGGRWRDGSRVVVEPLLHCGVRGVVPPCPRCAAGEPQGCESVAGDGFAAGLQSGYCAATGGGWAGEMVAHQSQLHEVPAGLDDRDAVMVEPLACALHAVLRNPPGPDDRVLVVGAGTLGLLIIAALRHAARPRRVIAVAKHDGQSRLAARLGADVVCAPDVMLRTVRFETRARLVEGRAVAPFLLGGADLTFECSGTASGLQSAIGCTRAGGTVVMVGMPGRASIDLAPAWHRELSLRGAYAYGVETAGGTAVEPPRRTFAIALEAAQALRPGRLVDDPLPLEDYRRALTRAASAGSRGAVKVAFAPQGEG is encoded by the coding sequence ATGCGTGCCCTGGAGTGCACCCCCACCGTGCCCGGCTACGCGCTCGCGCGGGTGGCCGGCGGCACCCGCGGCGGCCCCTTCACGATGCTCAGGCTCACCCACCGGCCGCCACCGGAGCTGCTCGGAGAGGGCTGGGTGCGCCTCCGTCCGCGGCTCGCCGGGATCTGCGGCAGCGATCTCTCCGCCCTGCGCGGGCACGCCAGCCCGTATCTCGGGGCGCTCGCCTCGTCGCCGTTCGTGCCCGGCCACGAGGTGGTCGCCACCGTGGACGGTGGCGGAGGGCGCTGGCGCGACGGTTCCCGGGTGGTGGTCGAGCCGCTGCTCCACTGCGGGGTGCGCGGGGTCGTGCCCCCCTGCCCGCGCTGCGCCGCCGGCGAGCCGCAGGGATGCGAGTCGGTGGCCGGTGACGGCTTCGCGGCGGGGCTGCAGAGCGGCTACTGCGCGGCCACCGGCGGGGGCTGGGCGGGGGAGATGGTCGCCCACCAGAGCCAGCTCCACGAGGTGCCGGCCGGGCTCGACGACCGCGATGCGGTGATGGTCGAGCCGCTCGCCTGCGCCCTTCACGCGGTGCTGCGCAACCCGCCGGGTCCCGACGACCGCGTCCTCGTCGTCGGCGCCGGCACCCTGGGCCTGCTGATCATCGCCGCGCTGCGCCACGCCGCCCGGCCCCGCCGGGTGATCGCGGTGGCCAAGCACGACGGCCAGAGCCGGCTCGCCGCCCGGCTCGGCGCCGACGTCGTCTGCGCCCCCGACGTGATGCTGCGCACGGTGCGCTTCGAGACCCGTGCGCGGCTGGTGGAGGGCCGCGCGGTGGCTCCCTTCCTGCTCGGCGGCGCCGACCTCACCTTCGAGTGCAGCGGTACCGCGAGCGGGCTGCAGAGCGCGATCGGCTGCACCCGTGCCGGCGGCACCGTGGTGATGGTGGGGATGCCTGGACGGGCGAGCATCGACCTCGCCCCGGCCTGGCACCGCGAGCTCAGCCTGCGGGGCGCCTACGCCTACGGCGTCGAGACCGCCGGTGGGACGGCGGTCGAACCGCCCCGGCGGACCTTCGCCATCGCCCTCGAGGCAGCACAGGCACTGCGCCCGGGCCGGCTGGTCGACGATCCCCTGCCCCTCGAGGACTACCGGCGGGCGCTCACCCGGGCGGCGTCGGCGGGGTCGCGCGGGGCGGTGAAGGTGGCCTTCGCGCCGCAGGGGGAGGGGTGA
- a CDS encoding lactate racemase domain-containing protein, giving the protein MNRPGTVVEVGRSTPPVLVHNGDSVVLQRFPVGTRVVYPPDPITGLRDPDGAIRRALLNPLDSEPLPALLHAGMRLTIAVDDISLPLPPMRWPDVRSRVLEAVLDMAADAGVEDVEIIIATSLHRRMTAAEVLHAMGRRVFDAFWPDRLYNFDAEDPEALIELGTTDEGEVVEISKRAATSDLLVYVNINLVAMDGGHKSVAVGLAPYRSLRHHHNVHTLRHTRSLMDPPRSALHSSCTRMGRLLETHVKVFKIETTLNNDTFPAALGFLNRRESEWTVRDRAMARVVAQATASMPPAQARAMFQRTRAPYALTGVFAGSTEPVHARALESLYKQQAVPVRGQSDVLSVGIPYVGPYNVNSIMNPVLVHCMGLGYFFNLYRGMPLVRRGGVLIMTHPCREEFHPVHHPSYIDFYEQVLSETRDPERIEVEYEERFANDAWYRQLYRRSHAYHGVHPFYMWYWGAHALDHLGDVVVVGGDRGVCERLGFRAASTLDDALEMATQTVGPHPSVTHLHCPPLFVCDVEAGGFEAGVP; this is encoded by the coding sequence ATGAACCGGCCCGGCACGGTGGTGGAGGTGGGCCGCTCGACCCCACCGGTCCTGGTCCACAACGGCGACTCGGTGGTGCTGCAGCGGTTCCCGGTGGGCACCCGGGTGGTCTACCCGCCCGACCCGATCACCGGCCTGCGCGACCCCGACGGCGCGATCCGCCGGGCGCTGCTCAACCCCCTCGACTCCGAGCCCCTGCCGGCGCTGCTCCACGCCGGGATGCGGCTGACCATCGCCGTCGACGACATCTCGCTGCCGCTGCCGCCGATGCGCTGGCCCGACGTGCGCTCCCGGGTGCTCGAGGCGGTGCTCGACATGGCCGCCGACGCCGGCGTCGAGGACGTGGAGATCATCATCGCCACCTCGCTCCACCGCCGGATGACCGCGGCCGAGGTGCTCCATGCGATGGGCCGGCGGGTCTTCGACGCCTTCTGGCCCGACCGCCTCTACAACTTCGACGCCGAGGACCCGGAGGCGCTGATCGAGCTGGGCACCACCGACGAGGGCGAGGTGGTGGAGATCTCGAAGCGCGCCGCCACCAGCGACCTGCTCGTGTACGTGAACATCAACCTCGTCGCCATGGACGGGGGCCACAAGTCGGTGGCGGTGGGCCTGGCCCCGTACCGCAGCCTGCGCCACCACCACAACGTCCACACCCTGCGGCACACCCGCAGCCTGATGGACCCGCCGCGCAGCGCGCTGCACAGCTCCTGCACCCGCATGGGACGGCTGCTGGAGACCCACGTGAAGGTGTTCAAGATCGAGACCACGCTGAACAACGACACCTTCCCCGCGGCGCTCGGATTCCTCAACCGCCGCGAGTCGGAGTGGACGGTGAGGGACCGGGCCATGGCCCGGGTGGTCGCCCAGGCGACCGCGAGCATGCCCCCGGCCCAGGCGCGCGCGATGTTCCAGCGCACCCGCGCGCCCTACGCGCTCACCGGCGTCTTCGCCGGCTCCACCGAGCCGGTGCACGCCCGCGCGCTGGAGTCGCTCTACAAGCAGCAGGCGGTGCCGGTGCGCGGGCAGTCGGACGTGCTCAGCGTCGGCATCCCCTACGTGGGTCCGTACAACGTCAACTCGATCATGAACCCGGTGCTGGTCCACTGCATGGGGCTCGGCTACTTCTTCAACCTGTACCGGGGGATGCCGCTGGTGCGCCGCGGCGGGGTGCTGATCATGACCCACCCCTGCCGCGAGGAGTTCCACCCCGTCCACCATCCCTCCTACATCGACTTCTACGAGCAGGTGCTCTCCGAGACCCGCGACCCCGAGCGCATCGAGGTCGAGTACGAGGAGCGCTTCGCCAACGACGCCTGGTATCGCCAGCTCTACCGCCGCTCCCACGCCTATCACGGCGTGCACCCGTTCTACATGTGGTACTGGGGCGCGCACGCCCTCGACCACCTCGGCGACGTCGTGGTGGTGGGCGGCGACCGCGGCGTCTGCGAGCGGCTCGGCTTCCGGGCCGCGTCGACCCTCGACGATGCCCTGGAGATGGCCACCCAGACGGTGGGCCCGCATCCGAGCGTCACCCACCTCCACTGCCCGCCGCTGTTCGTCTGCGACGTCGAGGCCGGCGGCTTCGAGGCAGGGGTTCCGTGA